GAAAGGAGGTGGATTGAGATTTGTAGCTACTGAAATAAACTTGAATATTTTAATTGGGTTGagttaattttttgttcaattaaagttttttttttttttataacaaacaGTAGCACTTCAGACCAAAAGAGTGACTGTTCTTGTTTAGAGTGACTAAGACTGTTggatcaatattttttttttactccctAAAGTAGAGAGGATTTTGCATTTACCTAGTTTGTTGGAGATACTCTAATTCACTTTAattacttttaatatttttgtaaatttatttatttttcttcttttggagaGGATAGCTACATAAACATTTAACATTACTTCactaaataataaagaaaaacattacTTTTAATAGTAACAACAAcatccatatttctcttccatCAAACCCTTGATTAACCTCTCCGATTAATCAAAGGATCTTTATTCTTCAGTTTAACCACAAGACCATAAGGTAATACAAAGTAATTTAGAAAGCTCGGACTAGAACATGGTGTCCACAGACTAAATCTAGCTATCTAGATTCAGAATTTTGGACTATTGAATTACATAGTGTCCACCAACAACCCGTTTCCAAAAGAGCTTTGGGTGTTGCAATCAAGGTTGTCACCATAGCCAACTCCAAAAAAGTCACAATACCTCTTATAGAATCCAATGCGACTCTCCACCCGAGCATCCGGACCTCGACCACACTCAAGGCCACCATTGATGATGTTTGTGGTGGTTCCAAAGCCAGGAAGCCGACCAGCTGCAATGTCAGCACTAGAGGGGTTCCAATTTCCGGTGATTACATCATGGCATGATGGCTTTGGTGACTGTGGAGTCATCCAGAACCAGAGGGCTGCCTTAAATGAAATAACTGGATCAGTGGCCACAAGGTCTGGGTTGTTCAATAGATCCAACTTTAAGGCTTCTCCACACTGACCATAGTTATAGTTCCTAAATTGTCACAATTAGTGATTTAGTGTACATGACAATAGCGTTAGTAcaaagagtaatgttacatgGACAATATTTTCGAGTgagtaaattattattgattcttATATAGATTTATTATTGACACTATCATGTGAGATAtgcaataaaaatattgtgactcTGAAGTACAAAATTTAGATCATTAAACTTTGGATTATAAGTCATGTACTAACCATGAAAGTTGGATAGGACCACGGCCATAATATTCTTGACCAGGAGCACAAGGATAATTGGGATTCCATGCACAGTATAATCCACCATTTATTTCCCTAATAAAGCAATACCCCCAAGCGTACGGGCCACCAGGTGCAGTTGGCCATCCCCCTACATGTACaacataaattattaattcattACAGAAACAAATTGTGTAGCAAAGTCattgctggttttttttttttttttagtaatacaCCTTATCTTTAAATTGTAATCCATGAGTGACCTTAGCCATCGAGTGCATTAACGATTAAAAGCAATACCTTTAAATTAGAATTGAAAATCAATTCACTTTACCAAAGTATTTTTTgtccctttttttctttcatatagatgtaaaataaagaaagattgtTATCATTTTAGACTATGGCATTTGATGAAATCATGTTTTCCTTTAGCAATCAATATTCAATAGTACGTTATTCATGTCATCTATGATCCGTAACAATTTGTTTAATTATACTAATAAGGTAAAGTGAACTACCAGTAGTTTCATGTGAAGTTTGGCCTAAGAAAGCAGCTATCTCTCTTTTACGAATGTCAATGTCCCCAGTTGTGCCAAAGCCAGGAAAGGAATTTGCAGCTTCTATGAAAGCATTGTAAGTGTAGAAATTCCTAGCAGGGCAGGCAGCATTATTACGATTAGGTAGTAGCTGATCAAAATCATCGCTTGAAATTATACTACCAATATCTCCTccttcaccaccaccaccaccaccaccaccgccaccgccaccgccaccgccaccgctACATTGGCTTTGACAACCATCGTCGCAATAAGCAGCTGTGGTGCCACACCAGCCCCACTGGCTGCAGCACAACCCATTTGGGCAAAGAGCACCCCCTGCTTGCGTACCACATTGTTCAGCCAAGCCTCCTTGGAATGAAGACAACAACAAAGAGAAAATAACCAAAGCACAAAACCTCATTTCCATAGTTGTTTGTGTTTCAAGTTGATGTTTGAGGATGGTGAATTGGTGATCAAGTGgaatggtatatatagtgtagTAGAGAGGGATCACGCTTTGTCTATTTATCGTTTAATGTTTTTGGAATCTTTGTTCAATAATCCGATGGCAGATTTCAGCTTCCCATCTTATCTAGTaataatttaggttttttttttttttttttttttttgagaatcaataatTTAGctttaaaaaggaagaaaacgTGGGCTACTTTTTGTGTGACCTTGTCTTGTTGTACATGAATGCTATTAATTTATGGCCACAATCATTCCAGGCTTTCTCCTCCCTGTCGTTTCTGGTTCTGTTCTTTAGTTGAATgaatttctccttttttttatcaaaaaaagaaagaatactATTGATAATCTGTAGACATCATTCATAATGAAGAACTAAGATTTAGTATCTGcccttctcccaaaaaaaaaaaagatttattatcTTAGATACAGTCAATagtttcataaattaaatttaaacatttggtTTTATTGATCAATTTGACATAAATAATGTTAATACTTCTAATGATAAAAACTGAGGAACTTAATGTACTACATGTTAAGtttcatatttttaatgttaatatttcaaagttacaTATAAAAATTGAGAAACTTAATATACTACATCTAAATTATTGTACTTGAGTTTGAaattaatacatatatttttctGATGGGGTTTTCTTATTTCTAAACATGTAACCAATATGACATATCTAGACTATATATGGAGGTCTTTGTTTGCTTTAAGTTAAAATCCACAGGTTATAATAAAAGAGCGGTGTTTGTTTTACATAGTGTATTTATAAGTTGAAAATGTTGTTTTAATCATGTTTTTAAGTTATTAACAAGTATTTGccataatcaaatttttttttttttaataacactgcatatatatgatatatgcaATCCaaaacattgattttttttttctcatgcgTGCATCATAATTTGGTGTCAAAATAGCTATATGGATTGGATGTAACATCATATATTCAAAATTGACGAGACAAAtaatggttattttttttattcaacagAAAAGCAATGGTTACTGACACTAAATCTACCAGGCTGAAAAATGATTCCAACCcatgtgggatttattttattagacATGTAAGCCTAGCATTGCTCAAGAATAATAAAAAGGCAAAACAGGTTTGGAAACTTATTAAATTCTTTCATAATACATATATTCTGCAAACTAACATGATAGATGCTATAGCCTATATCAGAACCAATAAGTTGTATGATCCttattgagcaaaaaaaaaaaagttttactacCCTTAAAGATAATCACATATTATATTGCTTCTATGCACGATGTCCACATCAatctttaaacaatattaccTTTGAAAAgtgaattttctttataaattttagtattcatttcagtcctctaattttgcattcATTCATTTTGGTCCTGgaagttttatatttattcaattaaaacatTTAGTCAActtttattagaatttttttaatttaaaaaaattggaagcaaattttaaaaatttagaaaatttaccacaacatataacaaaagttgaggGAGAAACCTCAATTATTTAAACTCAAAGTTAGAGGACTTAAATGAAtaaaagcaaagttagaggactgtAATAATTTTTGGTGAAACATAAAGAATAAATTTCGCAGTTTGTGTCTGTTTGGAaattgcttattttgctgaaactgaaaattgtttgctaaaagtattttaaataaagataaaagttaattaaaatagtacagtaggaccccataaatagtaccaaaaaagtttaatagaacccataaataatagtaaaaataaactgaatagtaaaatacgCTGACAAAATTAAGTCATGTCAAACACACACTTAgcctaaactttttaaaaataagaaaggaaGGATATGCTCAAGATAAGTGAGAATATCCGATATATTTGGCCTTAGCCTTTTCAACTTGTTGTTCAGAGggcattatatttcattttcttgaatTGACTATTCGGTCTATCACATGATTCACATGGTATTATCACTTCAATCATTCACTGCCATAGGCATCAAGTTAGAAATTGTGTTATGGTCCCCTGCTGGATACTTTATAGGTgtacaaaattaaatatcatTACCCATACAGAGGATCCAtgacttcttttttaatttctcgaCAAAATGTCTAATACTTTTCAAgcatttgattatttttgggtaatatattatatatctcCTATCTCATATGTACTATATAATTGcataaatgaattatttaatgATAGTTCTAAGATGTTGGCTAGAGTTTTGAAATATAAGAATTCGTTAATCTCACAAACTCTTAATAGCCGTTGGTATGTATGTCTTTCTTTTAGTTATATTTTACCTATACAAATTAATATCAAAGTTCGGATCATAAGCCGTGTTTGAATATATAGGAAAAGGTTAGAATAAGACGACCATCCTTAATTTTGATTGAGGTCTACCATATAATTACtagtttcctaaaaaaaaaagcatataactatttgttttgttttgttatccATTAAGGAAATTGTTAGTTTGTTAATAAGGGAATAGTAGAATCTGACAACgatttgattttcaatttattcgacttcattgaatgtgaattttattCCCCTactgttcattttttttagagcatccacattcatttattctaattctatcctattttaccattcaaaaagttactttatcaattatacaatacaattttacaatttctcaacattcaatcttctattttaccatactacacattaaaataatataaatataataatataaaattttttcccaattctctcaattctctctctgatcttcccaattctctcaattctctctctgatcttcccaattctctcaattctctcaattctctctctgatctctgTATCTCTTCCCACCGTCCACCTTCTCTCAGTCACACCACCACACCGTCCACCTTCTCTCAGTCACACCACCACCGTCCACCATCCAACTTCTCTCAGTTACACAAAAATCATTCACAAACCAGAGAGAGAAAATCATTCACAAACTAGTTAAattcacaaaccaaaaatcatccataaaacacaaaccaaaaaacccaaatcacaaacacaaaccagaaatcacaaatcacaaatccacacaactcgccgatctccaccggtaaaaacccaaatcactcaccgatctccgatctccgatctccgatccaaatcaaaacaagaaacccaTGCCGCCGCTGCACCACCTGACCCATGCCCACATCAGTCACCGATCTCCGATGTCCgatccaaatcaaaacaagaaacacATCACTCACCGATATGTTGATTTTGTCGGTTTGAAGAGAGAGGGTCATCCACACATGCAAGAATGTCGGTTTGAAGAGGGTCATCGGAGCACCGATGCCTCGTCGGTTGAGTGAATCGGTAAAGGGATCGGAGCAACGATGCCTCGTCGGAATCAGTATCAGAGAGAGAGGGTCATCGGCGAGAGAGAGGGTCATTGGCGAGAGAGGATCATCAGCGAGAGAGAGGGTCATCGGTGAGAGAGAGGGTATCGGAGAGAGTTTGGGTCTGGAGAGAGTAGAGagcaaatgagaaagagagaaggaagagagagaaaaaaaagagaaagaatgagagaggagagagaaattgcCGGGTAAATAAACGAGAAGgagcattaaaaaattatttatttttatcccatttagctacagtaccatcttacatttacgatggtactgtagctatatggcaaaaaaaatttggcttttcCAATTTGCCATTTTCATTGCTGAGCAATATTTAAGTCTAAATGCCAAATATACTTTACATTTGCCATATACCACACTCACTGCTGATGCTCTTAGAAGACACAATTAAGACACGGTGATATGGCTTTCTTGGCTACCCAAAAGcttataatgtaaaaatattatttaaaagagagaaaaaaaaaatgaactctTAAAGTCTTAAGATGTATTACACAAAtggaataaatttattaattttgatataGCCCCCTTGAAATGAAGACAACAACAAAGAGAAAATAACCAATGCACAAAACCTCATTTTCATGGTTATTTGTGTTTGAAGTTGATGTTTGAGGGTGGTGAATTGGTAGTGGAATGGTATATATAGCGTAGTAGAGAGGGATCAAGTTGTCTGTTTATTTTgaggacaaaatttaggtacaatacCTTACATGTTGTTCTTTAAGTTCCCCACTTAAAATTGAGTCATatgactacttaactaaaaaatacactccTATCTTATGAGGAAAAATCtacataacaaaattttaaaatgaaaaactaaagaACAGCAAGTCTTGCCCTTATCTATAATGTTTTGGGAATATTTGTTCAATATCCCGATGGCAGATTTCAGCTTCCCATCTTATCTAGTAATAATTTAgcttcaaaaaggaaaaaaacgtgggcagttttttttttttttttggtgacctTGTCTTGTTGTACATGAATGCTATTAATTTATGGCCACAATCATTCCAAGCTATGTCCTCCTTGTTGTTTCTGGTTCTGTTCTTTAGTTGAACGAAATTCTCtttcttatccaaaaaaaaaagaaaaaaaagaaagaaagaaagaatactATTGATAATCTGTAGACATCATTCATAATGAATAACTAAGATTTAGTATCTTAGATACAGTCAATAGgttcataaattaaatttaaacatttggtTTTATTGATCATTTTGACATAAATAATGTTAATATTTCTA
This portion of the Castanea sativa cultivar Marrone di Chiusa Pesio chromosome 7, ASM4071231v1 genome encodes:
- the LOC142643396 gene encoding putative inactive chitinase-like protein LaCIC, translating into MEMRFCALVIFSLLLSSFQGGLAEQCGTQAGGALCPNGLCCSQWGWCGTTAAYCDDGCQSQCSGGGGGGGGGGGGGGGGEGGDIGSIISSDDFDQLLPNRNNAACPARNFYTYNAFIEAANSFPGFGTTGDIDIRKREIAAFLGQTSHETTGGWPTAPGGPYAWGYCFIREINGGLYCAWNPNYPCAPGQEYYGRGPIQLSWNYNYGQCGEALKLDLLNNPDLVATDPVISFKAALWFWMTPQSPKPSCHDVITGNWNPSSADIAAGRLPGFGTTTNIINGGLECGRGPDARVESRIGFYKRYCDFFGVGYGDNLDCNTQSSFGNGLLVDTM